The genomic DNA AGACCTGCCTAGTTGCTTATTATTTATAGATGATGGAAAAGTCTGTAGTTTATTTGCTATGCAAATAAGCTGCGGGCTTTTATTTTTTTGAAAAGGAGAAAGAGACATGAGACTATTAGATGAAACGATTCAACGGATTGAAAGACTAGATGAGGGGATGATGGGAAAGGCAAGAGAACGGGTGGATAGCTTGATTAAGCCGCCAAACAGCTTAGGCAGACTAGAGGAGATTGCCATCCAATTAGCTGGCATTACAAGGGAGCTGTATCCTGCAATTGATCAGAAAGCGATCATTACGATGGCTGCCGATCATGGGGTTTATGAAGAAGGGATTTCGGGTAATCCACAAGCGATCACATTGGCACAAACGTTACTTTTTGAAAAAGGCTACCCAGGCGTATGCGCAATCAGCAGGGTTTCTGGGGCGAAAGTACTTGCAGTAGATATCGGAGTCAAGGGTGAAATCCCTGACGATGCAGGCGTGATCAAAAGGAAGATCAAAAATGGCACAGATAATATGGCGAAAGGCCCGGCAATGACAAGAGAAGAGGCGGTCCAATCGATAGAGGTTGGGATTGAAATGGTCAATCAAGAAGCGAAAAAGGGCATAAATTTGCTTGGAACGGGTGAGATGGGGATTGGCAACACGACGCCTAGCACAGCGATTTTGTCTGTTTTGGGCAATTGCGACCCATTAGAAATTACCGGAAGAGGTGCGGGAGTTGGCGAAGGAGGAATTGAGCATAAAGCGGCGGTCATTCGAAAAGCGATTGCATTGAACAAGCCAAATCCGACTGATGGGATTGATGTACTTGCCAAGATAGGCGGGTTAGAAATTGGTGGTATGGCAGGAGTGATGCTTGGGGCTGCTGCCAATCGAATTCCTGTCGTTGTAGATGGTTATATTTCTACAGTGGCTGCCTTAATAGCGGCGTCAATTGAACCTAAAGCAAAGGCGTATTTCATCGCCTCTCATGCTTCCCTTGAACCAGGTGCTCGACTGGCCAATGAATTGCTAGGAATCGAACCGATGTTAAACATGGACATGTGCCTCGGTGAAGGCTCGGGTGCCGCTCTAGCATTTCCGATACTAGATGCTGCGGTTAGCATGATGACACATATGGCTACTTTTGCTGAGGTAGGGATGGAGATTTAATCGTTGGTGCCAGTGACTTGAACATGTTTGTTTGGGTGGCTGTGGTCGACCCCCTTATAATGGACATACGCCATGTTATAATTTTATAACAATCCTGTTCGAGGGGGATCGACAAAATGATGAATGAGAAAAAACGAAAAAGACAGCTTTCATTCGAACAAAAATTATATGCCGTTCAAGAAGTATTGGAAAAAGGACGTCATAAAAAAGACGTTGCTTCCGAGTTAGATATCCATATTAATTCCATTACCAATTGGATGAAAATATATAGAGAAAAGGGAGAGAATGGACTTCGTCCAACACCTAAAGCGATCCTACTAGATGAAGCAACAGAGCTCG from Sporosarcina sp. FSL K6-1522 includes the following:
- a CDS encoding transposase, producing the protein MMNEKKRKRQLSFEQKLYAVQEVLEKGRHKKDVASELDIHINSITNWMKIYREKGENGLRPTPKAILLDEATELERLKKIEKKYNEQLVEIEILKKFHAFLKESEK
- the cobT gene encoding nicotinate-nucleotide--dimethylbenzimidazole phosphoribosyltransferase — encoded protein: MRLLDETIQRIERLDEGMMGKARERVDSLIKPPNSLGRLEEIAIQLAGITRELYPAIDQKAIITMAADHGVYEEGISGNPQAITLAQTLLFEKGYPGVCAISRVSGAKVLAVDIGVKGEIPDDAGVIKRKIKNGTDNMAKGPAMTREEAVQSIEVGIEMVNQEAKKGINLLGTGEMGIGNTTPSTAILSVLGNCDPLEITGRGAGVGEGGIEHKAAVIRKAIALNKPNPTDGIDVLAKIGGLEIGGMAGVMLGAAANRIPVVVDGYISTVAALIAASIEPKAKAYFIASHASLEPGARLANELLGIEPMLNMDMCLGEGSGAALAFPILDAAVSMMTHMATFAEVGMEI